The genomic window CCTGCACAAGGGAAGGAATAGGTACCGATATAAATTTAAGATTTTTCTTTACATTTATTACATCACTTAAAGTATATAAACCATTTTTAGGCTTTAAATCTATTAATCCTTCTCTTGCCAGTATTCTTAATGCCCTGTCTTGATTAGTAGGATCATTGGGTATAGCTGTTCTGGCTCCTTTAGGAAGTTGAGATTTACTTTTATATTTTTTTGAATAAAATCCTACATAAACATCATAAATTCCTTTAATTTTTACGAGCTTTCCATTATTTTTCCGATTAAACACCTGCATAAACGGTTCATGCTGATGAAAATTTGCATCAAAATCTCCTGCATTAAGTCCTATATTTGCAGTCACATAGTCGGTCAATAAAGTTAATTTCACATCATACCCCTGTTTTTTTAAATCTTCTGCTGCTATTTTAGCTATCTGATCCATAGGATAACCTGCTGTAGCTATTTTAATAACTTTATTATTTGCAAACCCTATTGCAGTAACAAATATAAATAATAAAAATAATATTTTTTTTGACATTAGTCTACTCTCCTTTTCTTATCTAATTTTTTTGCAATCCTATTTCCCGATATTTGAATAGAAAACACTATAAATATCATTATAATTACTACTTTATAGATTAAAATATAGTTATATTCATTGTATCCGTACCTCATAGCATAATCTCCTATGCCGCCTCCGCCAACTACTCCCATAACAGTAGAATAGGAAATAAAACTTATAATTGATGAAGTCAATCCTAAAATAAGACTGCTTCTTGCTTCTACAAGTAAAAAATGCCATACTGTCTGAAACAGTGTCGCTTTCATAGACAAAGCCACATCTATTATTCCGTTATCAATGTCATAAAAAGACTGCTCTACAAATCTTGCATACAAAGCCACTGCTACAAAACATATCGGAAAACTTGCAGGCAGGAGGCCGAATGCCGTACCGAATACCAGTCTTGTAAAAGGTATAAGAACAACGACAAATATTAGAAATGGAAAACTTCTAACTATATTTATATATGAATTACACGGTATATTTATATACATATTTTCTTTTATAGAACCTTTATTAGTGAGAAAAACCACAGCTCCTAAAGGTATCCCTATAAAAACTGCACATAAAGCGGGAATGAGAACCATGATAAATGTATCTTTTATTGCTGTAAGCAACTCAATATCTATCATTTCAGCACCCCCCTCACATAATCGGTATAATTTACATTTTCTTTATTGTATTCTTTTTTCTCAATACTAAATATATCCGATATTCTCTCTTTTTCTATTATTGCAACTCTGTCACACAGCCTTTTGACCACTTCCAACTCATGAGTTACAACTATAATAGTTACTCCATATTTCCTGTTTATTTCTTCAAATAAATCAAGTATCCCATCTTTGACTGTTTTATCAAGGGAAGTTGTAACTTCATCACATAAGAGTAATCCCGGATTTGAGACTAAAGCCCTTGCTATGGCAGCTCTCTGTTTTTCTCCTCCACTTAAAGAAATCGGATAAGAGTTTTTCTTATCATATAATCCTACAAACTTCAGAACTTCTTCAACTTTTTTTTCAGAAAATCTTCTTTTCAATATTAAAGGTAAAGATACATTATCAAATACATTTTTATTATATAATAAATTAAATTCTTGGAATATATAAGCTGTTTCAGTATTATTTTTTATTTTTATCAGACCCTTGTCGAATTTGATTATTCCTTGTATCATTTTCAGAATAGTAGATTTTCCACTTCCTGATTGCCCTACAAGTCCAAAAATTTCACCTTCGTTAACTTTAAAATTCACTTTCAGATTAAAATTCGGATAATTCTTCTCAATGTTTATTAATTCTACCATTTCACCTCCTGATTTTTTTATATACAATTATATCATAATTTTTAAAAAACAGAAAGTTTGTTTTTAAAATATTTTGTTTATCAAAATCTATATTTTTATATTTTAAATTTATTTTATTCCTATTTTTTCACAATTTTTTTGATAATTAAAATATCAAATAAAATCCTTTTATTTTTTCGACTGTAAAATTAAACATTAAGAATTTAAAA from Leptotrichia sp. OH3620_COT-345 includes these protein-coding regions:
- a CDS encoding MetQ/NlpA family ABC transporter substrate-binding protein, which produces MSKKILFLLFIFVTAIGFANNKVIKIATAGYPMDQIAKIAAEDLKKQGYDVKLTLLTDYVTANIGLNAGDFDANFHQHEPFMQVFNRKNNGKLVKIKGIYDVYVGFYSKKYKSKSQLPKGARTAIPNDPTNQDRALRILAREGLIDLKPKNGLYTLSDVINVKKNLKFISVPIPSLVQAYQEADLAFNWPSHMLKIGVSVKNALFTEKGSAGKYAVSLVARQDNRNSKKIQDLTRAMTSEKVRKFLKEKYFNEGFPVF
- a CDS encoding methionine ABC transporter permease; the protein is MIDIELLTAIKDTFIMVLIPALCAVFIGIPLGAVVFLTNKGSIKENMYINIPCNSYINIVRSFPFLIFVVVLIPFTRLVFGTAFGLLPASFPICFVAVALYARFVEQSFYDIDNGIIDVALSMKATLFQTVWHFLLVEARSSLILGLTSSIISFISYSTVMGVVGGGGIGDYAMRYGYNEYNYILIYKVVIIMIFIVFSIQISGNRIAKKLDKKRRVD
- a CDS encoding ATP-binding cassette domain-containing protein; this translates as MVELINIEKNYPNFNLKVNFKVNEGEIFGLVGQSGSGKSTILKMIQGIIKFDKGLIKIKNNTETAYIFQEFNLLYNKNVFDNVSLPLILKRRFSEKKVEEVLKFVGLYDKKNSYPISLSGGEKQRAAIARALVSNPGLLLCDEVTTSLDKTVKDGILDLFEEINRKYGVTIIVVTHELEVVKRLCDRVAIIEKERISDIFSIEKKEYNKENVNYTDYVRGVLK